From Diceros bicornis minor isolate mBicDic1 chromosome 17, mDicBic1.mat.cur, whole genome shotgun sequence, the proteins below share one genomic window:
- the NABP2 gene encoding SOSS complex subunit B1 produces the protein MTTETFVKDIKPGLKNLNLIFIVLETGRVTKTKDGHEVRTCKVADKTGSINISVWDDVGNLIQPGDIIRLTKGYASVFKGCLTLYTGRGGDLQKIGEFCMVYSEVPNFSEPNPEYSAQQAPNKTVQNDSSPTAPQPTTGPPATSPASESQNGNGLSAPPGPGGGPHPPHTPSHPPSTRITRSQPNHTPAGPPGPSSNPVSNGKETRRSSKR, from the exons ATGACGACGGAGACCTTCGTGAAGGATATCAAGCCCGGGCTCAAGAATCTGAACCTCATTTTCATTGTGCTGGAGACAG GTCGAGTGACCAAGACAAAGGACGGGCATGAGGTTCGGACCTGCAAAGTGGCAGACAAAACGGGCAGCATCAATATCTCCGTCTGGGACGACGTGGGCAACTTGATTCAGCCTGGGGACATTATCCGGCTCACCAAAGG GTACGCTTCAGTGTTCAAAGGTTGTCTGACACTGTACACTGGCCGTGGGGGTGATCTTCAGAAAATTGGAGA ATTCTGTATGGTTTATTCTGAGGTTCCTAACTTCAGTGAGCCAAACCCAGAGTACAGCGCCCAGCAGGCACCCAACAAGACG GTGCAGAACGACAGCAGCCCTACGGCTCCCCAGCCTACCACCGGACCGCCTGCCACCTCTCCAG CCTCTGAGAGCCAGAACGGGAATGGACTAAGCGCCCCACCAGGTCCTGGTGGTGGCCCGCACCCCCCTCACACTCCTTCCCACCCCCCCAGCACCCGAATTACCCGAAGCCAGCCCAACCACACACCTGCTGGCCCTCCTGGCCCTTCCAGCAACCCTGTCAGTAACGGCAAAGAAACCCGGAGAAGCAGCAAGAGATAG
- the SLC39A5 gene encoding zinc transporter ZIP5 isoform X3 yields MGPPEQNHYLAQLFGLYGENGTLTAGGLARLLHSLGLGRVQGLHLGHHGPPAGRAAPPAGDNSTHRPQDPDLSVDVWAGLPLGPSGWGDLEEPKAPPPPHGPAPAGLGLFHRLLLLDHSLADHLNEDCLNGSQLLVNFGLSPAAPLTPRQFALLCPALLYQIESRVCIQAPDPPPPGDLLSALVHSALAVLLLSLPAPLSLLLLRLLGARLLRPLLGFLGALAVGTLCGDALLHLLPHAQGGQHAGPSGQPAEDLGPGLSVLGGLLLLFVLENTLGLLRRRGLRPRCCRQKRKDLGTPNLDPEDGSGMALQPLQAAPETGARGHREQDSQPPPAPVPPGHQGHSHGHQGGGGANITWMVLLGDGLHNLTDGLAIGAAFSDGFSSGLSTTLAVFCHELPHELGDFAVLLQAGLSFRQLLLLSLVSGALGLGGAALGVGLSLGPVPLTPWVFGVTAGVFLYVALVDMLPALLRPPEPLPMLDVLLQGLGLLLGGSIMLTIALLEEKLQPLVSDG; encoded by the exons ATGGGGCCCCCA GAGCAGAACCATTACCTGGCCCAGCTGTTTGGCCTGTATGGGGAGAACGGGACACTGACTGCAGGGGGCCTAGCACGGCTCCTCCACAGCCTGGGGCTAGGCCGAGTCCAGGGCCTTCACCTGGGACACCACGGGCCTCCAGCTGGTCGGGCTGCACCCCCAGCTGGAGACAATTCCACGCACAG GCCACAGGACCCTGACCTGAGTGTGGATGTCTGGGCAGGGCTGCCTCTGGGTCCATCAGGATGGGGTGACCTGGAGGAGCCAAaggccccaccaccaccccatggGCCAGCCCCCGCGGGCCTGGGCCTCTTTCACAGGCTTCTGCTGCTGGACCATTCGCTAGCTGACCATCTGAATGAGGAT TGTCTCAATGGCTCCCAGCTGCTGGTCAACTTCGGCCTGAGCCCCGCTGCTCCTCTGACCCCCCGTCAGTTTGCTCTGCTGTGTCCAGCCCTGCTTTATCAGATCGAGAGCCGTGTCTGCATCCAGGCCCCAGACCCACCCCCCCCAGGGGATCTATTATCTG CCCTGGTTCATAGCGCCCTGGCCGTCCTCCTGCTcagcctccctgctcccctctccctgctcctgctGCGGCTCCTGGGAGCTCGTCTACTGCGGCCCCTGCTGGGCTTCCTGGGGGCCCTGGCCGTGGGCACGCTTTGTGGGGACGCGCTGCTACACCTGCTGCCACAT GCACAAGGAGGGCAGCACGCCGGACCCAGCGGGCAGCCAGCAGAGGACCTGGGTCCAGGGCTGTCGGTGCTCGGAGGTCTCCTCCTGCTCTTCGTGCTGGAGAACACACTAGGGCTTTTGCGGCGCCGAGGGCTCAGGCCA AGATGCTGCAGGCAGAAAAGAAAGGATCTCGGAACACCGAACCTGGACCCAGAGGATGGCAGTGGGATGGCCCTTCAGCCCCTACAGGCAGCTCCAG AGACAGGGGCTCGGGGCCACAGAGAGCAAGACAGCCAGCCCCCACCAGCCCCTGTCCCTCCTGGGCACCAAGGCCACAGTCACGGGCACCAGGGGGGTGGTGGAGCCAACATCACGTGGATGGTCCTCCTGGGAGACGGTCTGCACAACCTCACCGATGGGCTGGCCATAG GTGCTGCCTTCTCTGATGGCTTCTCCAGTGGCCTCAGCACCACCCTAGCAGTCTtctgccatgagctgccccacgaACTGG GTGACTTTGCAGTGCTGCTCCAGGCAGGGCTGTCCTTTcggcagctgctgctgctgagcCTGGTGTCTGGAGCCCTGGGACTGGGGGGTGCAGCCCTGGGGGTGGGGCTCAGTTTGGGCCCTGTCCCCCTTACTCCCTGGGTGTTTGGGGTCACTGCCGGGGTCTTCCTCTATGTGGCCCTCGTGGACATG ctaCCAGCCCTGCTTCGTCCCCCTGAGCCCCTCCCTATGCTCGATGtgctcctgcaggggctgggtctGCTGCTGGGGGGCAGCATCATGCTCACCATCGCCCTGCTGGAGGAGAAGCTACAGCCCCTGGTCTCTGATGGCTGA
- the SLC39A5 gene encoding zinc transporter ZIP5 isoform X5 encodes MWKSESLLPNKCYHSVLDSFAFCGKMKKLAFGEVRCPWEVEGRWVTGKEAWAKQACPFKVVSLPCPLPAGDPCPACLPGAPPHNWNQEGRVLLPLASFLSPAVRPQDPDLSVDVWAGLPLGPSGWGDLEEPKAPPPPHGPAPAGLGLFHRLLLLDHSLADHLNEDCLNGSQLLVNFGLSPAAPLTPRQFALLCPALLYQIESRVCIQAPDPPPPGDLLSALVHSALAVLLLSLPAPLSLLLLRLLGARLLRPLLGFLGALAVGTLCGDALLHLLPHAQGGQHAGPSGQPAEDLGPGLSVLGGLLLLFVLENTLGLLRRRGLRPRCCRQKRKDLGTPNLDPEDGSGMALQPLQAAPGAAFSDGFSSGLSTTLAVFCHELPHELGDFAVLLQAGLSFRQLLLLSLVSGALGLGGAALGVGLSLGPVPLTPWVFGVTAGVFLYVALVDMLPALLRPPEPLPMLDVLLQGLGLLLGGSIMLTIALLEEKLQPLVSDG; translated from the exons ATGTGGAAGTCTGAATCCCTCCTTCCTAATAAATGTTACCACTCTGTATTGGACTCCTTTGCTTTTTGTGGGAAAATGAAGAAGTTGGCATTTGGGGAGGTGCGGTGTCcctgggaggtggaggggagatgGGTTACAGGTAAGGAGGCCTGGGCAAAGCAGGCCTGCCCCTTTAAGGTAGtgtccctcccctgccctctccctgcaggTGACCCTTGCCCCGCCTGCCTGCCTGGCGCCCCCCCACACAACTGGAACCAAGAAGGCCGTGTCCTCCTTCCTCTGGCGTCCTTCCTGTCTCCTGCTGTCAG GCCACAGGACCCTGACCTGAGTGTGGATGTCTGGGCAGGGCTGCCTCTGGGTCCATCAGGATGGGGTGACCTGGAGGAGCCAAaggccccaccaccaccccatggGCCAGCCCCCGCGGGCCTGGGCCTCTTTCACAGGCTTCTGCTGCTGGACCATTCGCTAGCTGACCATCTGAATGAGGAT TGTCTCAATGGCTCCCAGCTGCTGGTCAACTTCGGCCTGAGCCCCGCTGCTCCTCTGACCCCCCGTCAGTTTGCTCTGCTGTGTCCAGCCCTGCTTTATCAGATCGAGAGCCGTGTCTGCATCCAGGCCCCAGACCCACCCCCCCCAGGGGATCTATTATCTG CCCTGGTTCATAGCGCCCTGGCCGTCCTCCTGCTcagcctccctgctcccctctccctgctcctgctGCGGCTCCTGGGAGCTCGTCTACTGCGGCCCCTGCTGGGCTTCCTGGGGGCCCTGGCCGTGGGCACGCTTTGTGGGGACGCGCTGCTACACCTGCTGCCACAT GCACAAGGAGGGCAGCACGCCGGACCCAGCGGGCAGCCAGCAGAGGACCTGGGTCCAGGGCTGTCGGTGCTCGGAGGTCTCCTCCTGCTCTTCGTGCTGGAGAACACACTAGGGCTTTTGCGGCGCCGAGGGCTCAGGCCA AGATGCTGCAGGCAGAAAAGAAAGGATCTCGGAACACCGAACCTGGACCCAGAGGATGGCAGTGGGATGGCCCTTCAGCCCCTACAGGCAGCTCCAG GTGCTGCCTTCTCTGATGGCTTCTCCAGTGGCCTCAGCACCACCCTAGCAGTCTtctgccatgagctgccccacgaACTGG GTGACTTTGCAGTGCTGCTCCAGGCAGGGCTGTCCTTTcggcagctgctgctgctgagcCTGGTGTCTGGAGCCCTGGGACTGGGGGGTGCAGCCCTGGGGGTGGGGCTCAGTTTGGGCCCTGTCCCCCTTACTCCCTGGGTGTTTGGGGTCACTGCCGGGGTCTTCCTCTATGTGGCCCTCGTGGACATG ctaCCAGCCCTGCTTCGTCCCCCTGAGCCCCTCCCTATGCTCGATGtgctcctgcaggggctgggtctGCTGCTGGGGGGCAGCATCATGCTCACCATCGCCCTGCTGGAGGAGAAGCTACAGCCCCTGGTCTCTGATGGCTGA
- the SLC39A5 gene encoding zinc transporter ZIP5 isoform X1, with the protein MWKSESLLPNKCYHSVLDSFAFCGKMKKLAFGEVRCPWEVEGRWVTGKEAWAKQACPFKVVSLPCPLPAGDPCPACLPGAPPHNWNQEGRVLLPLASFLSPAVRPQDPDLSVDVWAGLPLGPSGWGDLEEPKAPPPPHGPAPAGLGLFHRLLLLDHSLADHLNEDCLNGSQLLVNFGLSPAAPLTPRQFALLCPALLYQIESRVCIQAPDPPPPGDLLSALVHSALAVLLLSLPAPLSLLLLRLLGARLLRPLLGFLGALAVGTLCGDALLHLLPHAQGGQHAGPSGQPAEDLGPGLSVLGGLLLLFVLENTLGLLRRRGLRPRCCRQKRKDLGTPNLDPEDGSGMALQPLQAAPETGARGHREQDSQPPPAPVPPGHQGHSHGHQGGGGANITWMVLLGDGLHNLTDGLAIGAAFSDGFSSGLSTTLAVFCHELPHELGDFAVLLQAGLSFRQLLLLSLVSGALGLGGAALGVGLSLGPVPLTPWVFGVTAGVFLYVALVDMLPALLRPPEPLPMLDVLLQGLGLLLGGSIMLTIALLEEKLQPLVSDG; encoded by the exons ATGTGGAAGTCTGAATCCCTCCTTCCTAATAAATGTTACCACTCTGTATTGGACTCCTTTGCTTTTTGTGGGAAAATGAAGAAGTTGGCATTTGGGGAGGTGCGGTGTCcctgggaggtggaggggagatgGGTTACAGGTAAGGAGGCCTGGGCAAAGCAGGCCTGCCCCTTTAAGGTAGtgtccctcccctgccctctccctgcaggTGACCCTTGCCCCGCCTGCCTGCCTGGCGCCCCCCCACACAACTGGAACCAAGAAGGCCGTGTCCTCCTTCCTCTGGCGTCCTTCCTGTCTCCTGCTGTCAG GCCACAGGACCCTGACCTGAGTGTGGATGTCTGGGCAGGGCTGCCTCTGGGTCCATCAGGATGGGGTGACCTGGAGGAGCCAAaggccccaccaccaccccatggGCCAGCCCCCGCGGGCCTGGGCCTCTTTCACAGGCTTCTGCTGCTGGACCATTCGCTAGCTGACCATCTGAATGAGGAT TGTCTCAATGGCTCCCAGCTGCTGGTCAACTTCGGCCTGAGCCCCGCTGCTCCTCTGACCCCCCGTCAGTTTGCTCTGCTGTGTCCAGCCCTGCTTTATCAGATCGAGAGCCGTGTCTGCATCCAGGCCCCAGACCCACCCCCCCCAGGGGATCTATTATCTG CCCTGGTTCATAGCGCCCTGGCCGTCCTCCTGCTcagcctccctgctcccctctccctgctcctgctGCGGCTCCTGGGAGCTCGTCTACTGCGGCCCCTGCTGGGCTTCCTGGGGGCCCTGGCCGTGGGCACGCTTTGTGGGGACGCGCTGCTACACCTGCTGCCACAT GCACAAGGAGGGCAGCACGCCGGACCCAGCGGGCAGCCAGCAGAGGACCTGGGTCCAGGGCTGTCGGTGCTCGGAGGTCTCCTCCTGCTCTTCGTGCTGGAGAACACACTAGGGCTTTTGCGGCGCCGAGGGCTCAGGCCA AGATGCTGCAGGCAGAAAAGAAAGGATCTCGGAACACCGAACCTGGACCCAGAGGATGGCAGTGGGATGGCCCTTCAGCCCCTACAGGCAGCTCCAG AGACAGGGGCTCGGGGCCACAGAGAGCAAGACAGCCAGCCCCCACCAGCCCCTGTCCCTCCTGGGCACCAAGGCCACAGTCACGGGCACCAGGGGGGTGGTGGAGCCAACATCACGTGGATGGTCCTCCTGGGAGACGGTCTGCACAACCTCACCGATGGGCTGGCCATAG GTGCTGCCTTCTCTGATGGCTTCTCCAGTGGCCTCAGCACCACCCTAGCAGTCTtctgccatgagctgccccacgaACTGG GTGACTTTGCAGTGCTGCTCCAGGCAGGGCTGTCCTTTcggcagctgctgctgctgagcCTGGTGTCTGGAGCCCTGGGACTGGGGGGTGCAGCCCTGGGGGTGGGGCTCAGTTTGGGCCCTGTCCCCCTTACTCCCTGGGTGTTTGGGGTCACTGCCGGGGTCTTCCTCTATGTGGCCCTCGTGGACATG ctaCCAGCCCTGCTTCGTCCCCCTGAGCCCCTCCCTATGCTCGATGtgctcctgcaggggctgggtctGCTGCTGGGGGGCAGCATCATGCTCACCATCGCCCTGCTGGAGGAGAAGCTACAGCCCCTGGTCTCTGATGGCTGA
- the SLC39A5 gene encoding zinc transporter ZIP5 isoform X4 → MWKSESLLPNKCYHSVLDSFAFCGKMKKLAFGEVRCPWEVEGRWVTGKEAWAKQACPFKVVSLPCPLPAGDPCPACLPGAPPHNWNQEGRVLLPLASFLSPAVRPQDPDLSVDVWAGLPLGPSGWGDLEEPKAPPPPHGPAPAGLGLFHRLLLLDHSLADHLNEDCLNGSQLLVNFGLSPAAPLTPRQFALLCPALLYQIESRVCIQAPDPPPPGDLLSALVHSALAVLLLSLPAPLSLLLLRLLGARLLRPLLGFLGALAVGTLCGDALLHLLPHRCCRQKRKDLGTPNLDPEDGSGMALQPLQAAPETGARGHREQDSQPPPAPVPPGHQGHSHGHQGGGGANITWMVLLGDGLHNLTDGLAIGAAFSDGFSSGLSTTLAVFCHELPHELGDFAVLLQAGLSFRQLLLLSLVSGALGLGGAALGVGLSLGPVPLTPWVFGVTAGVFLYVALVDMLPALLRPPEPLPMLDVLLQGLGLLLGGSIMLTIALLEEKLQPLVSDG, encoded by the exons ATGTGGAAGTCTGAATCCCTCCTTCCTAATAAATGTTACCACTCTGTATTGGACTCCTTTGCTTTTTGTGGGAAAATGAAGAAGTTGGCATTTGGGGAGGTGCGGTGTCcctgggaggtggaggggagatgGGTTACAGGTAAGGAGGCCTGGGCAAAGCAGGCCTGCCCCTTTAAGGTAGtgtccctcccctgccctctccctgcaggTGACCCTTGCCCCGCCTGCCTGCCTGGCGCCCCCCCACACAACTGGAACCAAGAAGGCCGTGTCCTCCTTCCTCTGGCGTCCTTCCTGTCTCCTGCTGTCAG GCCACAGGACCCTGACCTGAGTGTGGATGTCTGGGCAGGGCTGCCTCTGGGTCCATCAGGATGGGGTGACCTGGAGGAGCCAAaggccccaccaccaccccatggGCCAGCCCCCGCGGGCCTGGGCCTCTTTCACAGGCTTCTGCTGCTGGACCATTCGCTAGCTGACCATCTGAATGAGGAT TGTCTCAATGGCTCCCAGCTGCTGGTCAACTTCGGCCTGAGCCCCGCTGCTCCTCTGACCCCCCGTCAGTTTGCTCTGCTGTGTCCAGCCCTGCTTTATCAGATCGAGAGCCGTGTCTGCATCCAGGCCCCAGACCCACCCCCCCCAGGGGATCTATTATCTG CCCTGGTTCATAGCGCCCTGGCCGTCCTCCTGCTcagcctccctgctcccctctccctgctcctgctGCGGCTCCTGGGAGCTCGTCTACTGCGGCCCCTGCTGGGCTTCCTGGGGGCCCTGGCCGTGGGCACGCTTTGTGGGGACGCGCTGCTACACCTGCTGCCACAT AGATGCTGCAGGCAGAAAAGAAAGGATCTCGGAACACCGAACCTGGACCCAGAGGATGGCAGTGGGATGGCCCTTCAGCCCCTACAGGCAGCTCCAG AGACAGGGGCTCGGGGCCACAGAGAGCAAGACAGCCAGCCCCCACCAGCCCCTGTCCCTCCTGGGCACCAAGGCCACAGTCACGGGCACCAGGGGGGTGGTGGAGCCAACATCACGTGGATGGTCCTCCTGGGAGACGGTCTGCACAACCTCACCGATGGGCTGGCCATAG GTGCTGCCTTCTCTGATGGCTTCTCCAGTGGCCTCAGCACCACCCTAGCAGTCTtctgccatgagctgccccacgaACTGG GTGACTTTGCAGTGCTGCTCCAGGCAGGGCTGTCCTTTcggcagctgctgctgctgagcCTGGTGTCTGGAGCCCTGGGACTGGGGGGTGCAGCCCTGGGGGTGGGGCTCAGTTTGGGCCCTGTCCCCCTTACTCCCTGGGTGTTTGGGGTCACTGCCGGGGTCTTCCTCTATGTGGCCCTCGTGGACATG ctaCCAGCCCTGCTTCGTCCCCCTGAGCCCCTCCCTATGCTCGATGtgctcctgcaggggctgggtctGCTGCTGGGGGGCAGCATCATGCTCACCATCGCCCTGCTGGAGGAGAAGCTACAGCCCCTGGTCTCTGATGGCTGA
- the SLC39A5 gene encoding zinc transporter ZIP5 isoform X2 has protein sequence MGPPVSHLLAGLCVWVALGWVGGSAPNLGPAEQEQNHYLAQLFGLYGENGTLTAGGLARLLHSLGLGRVQGLHLGHHGPPAGRAAPPAGDNSTHRPQDPDLSVDVWAGLPLGPSGWGDLEEPKAPPPPHGPAPAGLGLFHRLLLLDHSLADHLNEDCLNGSQLLVNFGLSPAAPLTPRQFALLCPALLYQIESRVCIQAPDPPPPGDLLSALVHSALAVLLLSLPAPLSLLLLRLLGARLLRPLLGFLGALAVGTLCGDALLHLLPHAQGGQHAGPSGQPAEDLGPGLSVLGGLLLLFVLENTLGLLRRRGLRPRCCRQKRKDLGTPNLDPEDGSGMALQPLQAAPETGARGHREQDSQPPPAPVPPGHQGHSHGHQGGGGANITWMVLLGDGLHNLTDGLAIGAAFSDGFSSGLSTTLAVFCHELPHELGDFAVLLQAGLSFRQLLLLSLVSGALGLGGAALGVGLSLGPVPLTPWVFGVTAGVFLYVALVDMLPALLRPPEPLPMLDVLLQGLGLLLGGSIMLTIALLEEKLQPLVSDG, from the exons ATGGGGCCCCCAGTGAGTCATCTTCTGGCTGGCCTGTGTGTGTGGGTGGCCTTGGGCTGGGTAGGGGGCTCAGCCCCCAACCTGGGCCCTGCTGAGCAGGAGCAGAACCATTACCTGGCCCAGCTGTTTGGCCTGTATGGGGAGAACGGGACACTGACTGCAGGGGGCCTAGCACGGCTCCTCCACAGCCTGGGGCTAGGCCGAGTCCAGGGCCTTCACCTGGGACACCACGGGCCTCCAGCTGGTCGGGCTGCACCCCCAGCTGGAGACAATTCCACGCACAG GCCACAGGACCCTGACCTGAGTGTGGATGTCTGGGCAGGGCTGCCTCTGGGTCCATCAGGATGGGGTGACCTGGAGGAGCCAAaggccccaccaccaccccatggGCCAGCCCCCGCGGGCCTGGGCCTCTTTCACAGGCTTCTGCTGCTGGACCATTCGCTAGCTGACCATCTGAATGAGGAT TGTCTCAATGGCTCCCAGCTGCTGGTCAACTTCGGCCTGAGCCCCGCTGCTCCTCTGACCCCCCGTCAGTTTGCTCTGCTGTGTCCAGCCCTGCTTTATCAGATCGAGAGCCGTGTCTGCATCCAGGCCCCAGACCCACCCCCCCCAGGGGATCTATTATCTG CCCTGGTTCATAGCGCCCTGGCCGTCCTCCTGCTcagcctccctgctcccctctccctgctcctgctGCGGCTCCTGGGAGCTCGTCTACTGCGGCCCCTGCTGGGCTTCCTGGGGGCCCTGGCCGTGGGCACGCTTTGTGGGGACGCGCTGCTACACCTGCTGCCACAT GCACAAGGAGGGCAGCACGCCGGACCCAGCGGGCAGCCAGCAGAGGACCTGGGTCCAGGGCTGTCGGTGCTCGGAGGTCTCCTCCTGCTCTTCGTGCTGGAGAACACACTAGGGCTTTTGCGGCGCCGAGGGCTCAGGCCA AGATGCTGCAGGCAGAAAAGAAAGGATCTCGGAACACCGAACCTGGACCCAGAGGATGGCAGTGGGATGGCCCTTCAGCCCCTACAGGCAGCTCCAG AGACAGGGGCTCGGGGCCACAGAGAGCAAGACAGCCAGCCCCCACCAGCCCCTGTCCCTCCTGGGCACCAAGGCCACAGTCACGGGCACCAGGGGGGTGGTGGAGCCAACATCACGTGGATGGTCCTCCTGGGAGACGGTCTGCACAACCTCACCGATGGGCTGGCCATAG GTGCTGCCTTCTCTGATGGCTTCTCCAGTGGCCTCAGCACCACCCTAGCAGTCTtctgccatgagctgccccacgaACTGG GTGACTTTGCAGTGCTGCTCCAGGCAGGGCTGTCCTTTcggcagctgctgctgctgagcCTGGTGTCTGGAGCCCTGGGACTGGGGGGTGCAGCCCTGGGGGTGGGGCTCAGTTTGGGCCCTGTCCCCCTTACTCCCTGGGTGTTTGGGGTCACTGCCGGGGTCTTCCTCTATGTGGCCCTCGTGGACATG ctaCCAGCCCTGCTTCGTCCCCCTGAGCCCCTCCCTATGCTCGATGtgctcctgcaggggctgggtctGCTGCTGGGGGGCAGCATCATGCTCACCATCGCCCTGCTGGAGGAGAAGCTACAGCCCCTGGTCTCTGATGGCTGA